Genomic DNA from Gossypium hirsutum isolate 1008001.06 chromosome A01, Gossypium_hirsutum_v2.1, whole genome shotgun sequence:
TTAACTACTACTCCAAACAAGCCTTAACTTGTTTGGGTTGTCTTAGTGCTGAGTGTGAATCATGTGACTATTAAGCAACGATAATAACCACATAATTGAATTTATATCCAacttagaattaattcatctttttgatgGCCGGACttcaaaattgaattataaaatttggaTAAAATAGCACTTTAAAATTGAATCTACATCCACATTTGTTGCACCTtgtatcactataaaacaaatgCACAAGCAATTAACAACATAAGTAATGATCACATCAAATACGAGCAAatagaaatattaatttttcaaagaattctttagtttagggtttatgtttttttttgctcattagaaggaaaaaaaaggattcagtttatataaaaaattctttCTTAGATCTTGGTTTTGATTTTAAAGATaaatgttcaaaaattttgaagaattttatttggttttgaaatttataaaagatgcctcttgttttttttttttttaactaaatgtTGTGTTTCAGTTTGAAGAAGGAATGGAGaagaatttttcttttaaaaggaaaaaaaaagttgattgaAAACTTTGAATTATATGGCTACTGATAAGTTTTTCGCCACTAAAATTTAAAGTCtttgaagcttttttttttttcatcaattcCGCTctccaaaaataaattttgaaaacattctatagagaagaaaatgaaggatgaagtttaaaaattggtttgaaaataaaaataaaaggttttaatattttaagtgGGGTTAGTTTGGATGATCAATAGTTTGGATAAAGATGATATTGTGTTTAACGTTGCTACTTACTGAGTCTGGCGGAACTCTGGAATCATTCTTTGCATTTAGTTTTGGACATCCATCCTTTGGATTCACTCCTTGAAATTCTTctatcttttaatttatttccgTTGCAATTATTATATGACAATAGTATGTGCACTTATGGTAAGCAAAGCTTTTATGTTTAACATTCGTAGTGCATGTTTCACCATTGTCAAAGTGCTTTTAATTCCAAATTTGGTTTTGTTGTAATATTACTTGACATCAATCTGTACACCTAAGAAAATCAAGggaatattttttaaagttcttgttttaaatatattttattatcagCAAGTTTTGACATTAACAAATTTTTGGGGTCGTTGTTAAGGAGTAAATTGTTGAAATAAGATTCGGTTGAATCAGTGGATTTAATTGGCTATTTCCGAGTTAGGAAGTTAAAGAAATACTTGCATTTGTTTTGAAAAGTTTCGCTAATCAACTACTAATTAgactaatatttattaatttatcttaattaaaataaaatattaattttcaagatttaaaagatatttatattgcTCAATCTAATGCATTTGAAACAGGATGATTAATGTTTaagattctaaaaaaaaaacatagaaaaggaATATGACAGGAGGAATATGCAAACAGAGGCAAATGTTTCAgaagtatattttcatttgacATAAGAATATTACATTAGtcttgaatttttaatttataagataAAGCTACTTGATACTTGAGAATGTTAAGCATATCGACTCTGACTTTGATCATTATCTAAACACACCCTAAATCTTTTCTCAAAGTTTTGAATGCAATACTTTCGTTTACTAATTTTTTTGGTTGAACAAGATAAAGACAAGATTTGTAATCTCATTTTGTAAATAAGCAATTGGTATTTTAACAGgttatatcaaattttttttatgaaaagttATTTCAACTGAATTTATGTTAATTAAAGAGTGAGCCAATGGTAAAACCGTACTGTCCATGGTAATCGTGCTATGATGTCATACAATTTTTGTGATTCTAATGCATTAGAAGAGAGATGATTAATATTTGAGAGGACAAAAGCAAAAGAAGGAAGACAAAAGAAAGAGGAATTTGCAATAGAAGCAAAATTTTCTGcaagtatattttactataatGTAACCTAAGAATATTACATTTGTGTTGAATTTAACGTACAAGATGAAGTCAAATGAATTTGAGACTAGGTTAATTGTTGAGTATGTTGAGAATATTGACTCTGATTTTGATCGGCCCCCTAAGCAGACCCTCAAGCCCTTCTTCGAAGTCTTGAAGGCAATACTCTGATAATTGAGTTCATTCTGAACTTTCTCGATTTGCATAAGGTCAGTTTTGCTTGTTGCAAGGGACAGCAGTGAAGCTTCAGCATTTGCCATTTCATTGATATGCTGTTCTCCTTCGCTGTTGACTCTTTTtgtgtgcaaaagatttgagacTAACGACCAGGGGCTCCTATGTGATTCTTTCTGGACCCCAAAAGTAAAGGAGAACAAGGATTCTAGCACGCTAAGAGTGGCTGCTTGCACCTCCCTTAAGACGCTAACAGTGGCACAGGTCTCGTTCAAAGCGGTGCTTTCCTTGTGCTTCAAATTCTTCACGGCCTTCAAGATTTCCCTTTTAGCTGCCTTCTTAGAGCTCAAGTATTTTCTAACATCATTAGCAAAGCCTTTTGTAGCACCTCTCTTTCGGCGCAAGATAGATTGAAGTTCTACGGTGCGTTCCTTTACTTGCAATAAGGCATCCTTGGCAGTGGTGAATACATCTAAAAGCCCAAGAGATCCATTCAACAGCTCATCGACATATTTCCCTTGCTGTTCATGGGATAAGATTTGTTGAGTCAGGGGTAGCAGAAGCAGTTTCTCCGTGCAATCATGTAAATCTTGAAGTCTGCCGAGGCTTTGGTTTAAGGACGACGATGTAGATGCCGACTCAGACGATGCCAATCTGCTCAAATGCTCATCAACCTCGGAAGTAAGAGGGTGGGCTCGAGAGGGAAAGCTATTGGAACGAGTGTGGTAACCGGTGGTAGCCATTATTTCTTCTGGAAATAAAAACTTGGAAGTTGTGATCTGAATTCAATTTGCCTTCTTCATCTAcccaatatatatatgcatatattgtgTGAAAGAGGAGACATGAAGAATCACACCCTTCCAAATTGAAGTCATGAGGTAACATGAACTTGATACCAATCTGAACTACTATGTCAGCATGGTTGAGCGATGTCTCCCTCCTAACATGCTCCACAACTCATAACTTGATTCTTTTAATTAGTATATCTTAATTCCTGATATAATAAAACTATACTATATAATGGGGCTATGCACGAGTGGCTTTAAGCTTGCTTCAACTGGCAGTGGCTACTTGTCTATTATTTGGCGACAAGAGGCTAGTTTATGTAACTATTATTGTTTAATCATTTCCATCAACATCGACTTGAACATGTGCATGCAATTAACATGGTTGAGTTTATTAATTTCTTGTCGTGCAGGAGGCAGGCAAGATATGCAATCTCAACCTGTACATAGTTTGCAACTTATAGAAAAATGGGTGGAGTTTAATGATCAATGCAGGATGACTAAGCTGTGAGCATAACTGAGAGACAGTTTTCGTTAAATAATGGACCttttaaacacaaaattaaatacagattaaaataaaaatcaaaataattggaGTAATAATGGCAAGGGGTAGGACAAGATCCACTTTCGTATCCTTTGCTCCCTCTTCTCCTCACAGAACCGAAGAAACTATTGTGATTGACAGACtatgatttattttcttaaagcGTGTGAGATATGTATGTATCTACCATGTCACAGTCAAAGTAATCAAATTGTTAAAACTTATCAAAACAGGAATCCTGACAGCTCATATCATAGCAGAATCGCATCAAATCTGGAATTTGGGTTTGGAGTTGGAATTCCAGTATCTATAATCTCGTAAAAAGAAAAGTTCAACTTGCAAGTTCAGATATTGGTGGACAAGataagaaaagagagaaagttGGTGGAAAGTAGACtgtataattttttgttttaacaaTAGTTGTATACATGTAAGTTATAATTATGTACAAGTTTACAATGCCAAGATTTCAACAGTTAACAATGTTTAGAACAGTGACTCTAGCTTTGATCCAACGCCTGAAGAAGCTTTCAAGACCTTCTTCAAGGTCTTGGATGCACAACTCTGAGTTTTGGATCTCATTTTGCACATTCTCAATATGCTTCACGTTTCCAGATTTAATGAAGGAACGCAATGCAGCTTCAGCATTCGCGATTGCAtttgttttctcttcttcttcctcgcACCTTACTCTTTTCTGGTGCATTAACTTTGAAACTAGTGACCACCGGCTCGATGCCTCTGGCCCTGAAATAAAGGACAACAAGGATTGTAACACGCCCATGGTGGCTGCTACTACTTGTTTTAAGGTGCTAATCACGGCTCCGGTCTCACCGTCTTTGCTCATAAGTTTATTGTCCATATGCTTCAAGTTCTTGGAGGCCTTGCTTATTGCCTTTCTCACTTCCCTCTTGGAGGTTAAGTATTTTCTAACCTCATCACCAAGC
This window encodes:
- the LOC107919651 gene encoding uncharacterized protein, with protein sequence MAASPLNVQPSFHDRSNSLPSRQHPITSQIDENLNRLRASQFASTSSSSIGHELTCLQDLYDYVDMLLQLPLTQQALAQEQQRKSVEQLLDASLVLLDVCGTAKDALVRTKECTQELQSVLRRRRGGVEGLGDEVRKYLTSKREVRKAISKASKNLKHMDNKLMSKDGETGAVISTLKQVVAATMGVLQSLLSFISGPEASSRWSLVSKLMHQKRVRCEEEEEKTNAIANAEAALRSFIKSGNVKHIENVQNEIQNSELCIQDLEEGLESFFRRWIKARVTVLNIVNC
- the LOC107919078 gene encoding uncharacterized protein, with the translated sequence MATTGYHTRSNSFPSRAHPLTSEVDEHLSRLASSESASTSSSLNQSLGRLQDLHDCTEKLLLLPLTQQILSHEQQGKYVDELLNGSLGLLDVFTTAKDALLQVKERTVELQSILRRKRGATKGFANDVRKYLSSKKAAKREILKAVKNLKHKESTALNETCATVSVLREVQAATLSVLESLFSFTFGVQKESHRSPWSLVSNLLHTKRVNSEGEQHINEMANAEASLLSLATSKTDLMQIEKVQNELNYQSIAFKTSKKGLRVCLGGRSKSESIFSTYSTINLVSNSFDFILILNINHPVSNALD